In a single window of the Papaver somniferum cultivar HN1 unplaced genomic scaffold, ASM357369v1 unplaced-scaffold_57, whole genome shotgun sequence genome:
- the LOC113343356 gene encoding histone H4, producing MSGRGKGGKGLGKGGAKRHRKVLRDNIQGITKPAIRRLARRGGVKRISGLIYEETRGVLKIFLENVIRDAVTYTEHARRKTVTAMDVVYALKRQGRTLYGFGG from the coding sequence ATGTCAGGAAGAGGGAAAGGAGGTAAGGGATTGGGAAAGGGAGGAGCAAAGAGACACAGGAAGGTGTTGAGAGATAACATTCAAGGAATCACTAAACCAGCTATTAGAAGATTAGCAAGAAGAGGTGGTGTTAAACGTATCAGTGGATTGATTTATGAAGAAACAAGAGGTGTTCTCAAGATCTTCTTAGAAAATGTCATCCGTGATGCTGTTACTTACACTGAACATGCTAGAAGAAAAACTGTCACTGCTATGGATGTTGTCTATGCTCTTAAGAGACAAGGAAGAACCCTCTATGGATTTGGGGGTTAG